In Drosophila teissieri strain GT53w chromosome 2R, Prin_Dtei_1.1, whole genome shotgun sequence, the following proteins share a genomic window:
- the LOC122613086 gene encoding uncharacterized protein LOC122613086 isoform X2 encodes MAESHRSFISLEAQMKVAPDLDAADVEADQKGKDDNQPQSEPIFLDDIPEPIKVLDEIISEFEEAATKPVALNCNGGENQSEDDGYMSLSRKNMSIKDSEEVPQTPSIDTVPERNFNEVDENITKLSEVVHEREITSPLIQTTLPKARGSSSTPAVSSNYSSLPCCGAKGSSLGGASAANSSSGLLAIRHPGSCTGGRNALGIDISAVHNAVLRGNLAKLPEPFVNEHPVTIYPGPSSKAALGEGARGKRLLSSVEKHKEVCHILNPLSSSSNSSSGDASPAASHVNVATSTAAARDEDYSEDSLEESTISTDLTPVKQNGIAWEIHFRSNKKMSSGFKNTSASKTKTNHLDDSFISNDKSMLGNGTFIIRRSAAKKPPRAADVFRIPKPLRSSLAERVDPEPKVGAGAISNEFYTSDSEQSDATPLPLPLPLPLPPASSEINFVYKECEANAGHTRRGLEMAAAHRAVLSLDIEAAEQLGYCKPVKSKMAMLTEKRLSAESMPDNTSSSEEFDEARLNGTSSYELYGYNGNDQRASNATTPHTDLAPTLEEDEELSDFSYGCAPLMQIEHNISALLRGDIPIVGQPAECNAGGLSGAPTTAAELHAKRVLEFRHGVHKSESAKEMLLSQTPHLGPLPPSPPSSNPDLFDYDAPLPPSPVEPRKQLELPAVAPAANRGTTVVEVHATASGTAVHSTNSQTRRSRDNIASVRHFTDELPPPPAPAHQSASFLEGHAGPPTVPPHRATGGHSANTMKSWSIDSQYRKKSPKLFGHYSSGGSGITTPTGLGPMPPLPAPHFDGMAGGSGSYHRRYINYGTKRSLKQSPREEHRLQTSCSLPETPIFARGCDIPRTPYRRQNEPLPVVSGSRTAPRSSTSTSINMGASILGIGGGNYGTSQICRQRSINHALASNEMLRMTGAPARGWYPKQRGMRPVSTENIDRLASMRVWDNPTGMSGTGQSRKPLTLPPNLTPSFLNKSPREALRRVTSLLITKKKNSKDRKPKAYCDELMDDSKQVYYFETGSTTQKDTNRKDNGVSGAATNNKPKKKGLFKSLWKRSKTASLDQ; translated from the exons CATGTCCATAAAGGATTCCGAAGAGGTGCCCCAAACACCCAGCATAGACACTGTGCCCGAGAGAAACTTTAACGAAGTGGATGAGAACATAACTAAATTATCTGAGGTTGTACACGAACGGGAAATTACATCGCCTCTCATTCAGACAACGCTG CCAAAGGCTCGGGGTTCGAGCTCGACTCCTGCCGTAAGCTCAAATTACTCCAGTTTACCGTGCTGTGGTGCCAAAGGTTCGAGTTTGGGTGGAGCTTCCGCTGCCAATTCCTCAAGTGGATTGTTAGCCATTCGGCACCCTGGAAGCTGCACCGGTGGTCGCAACGCCCTGGGCATCGACATTAGCGCTGTGCATAACGCTGTTCTCCGTGGTAATTTAGCAAAGCTGCCGGAGCCATTCGTCAACGAACATCCGGTGACGATCTACCCAGGTCCCTCTTCTAAGGCGGCCTTAGGGGAAGGGGCACGTGGCAAGCGGTTACTCAGCTCCGTCGAAAAGCACAAGGAGGTGTGCCACATTCTAAATCCACTATCCAGCAGCTCAAActcttcgtccggggacgctTCGCCTGCTGCGTCTCACGTTAATGTGGCGACATCAACAGCGGCTGCCAGGGATGAGGACTATTCGGAAGATTCGCTGGAGGAGTCCACCATCTCCACTGACCTCACACCCGTTAAACAGAACGGAATCGCCTGGGAGATTCACTTTAGGAGCAACAAGAAGATGTCCAGTGGCTTTAAAAATACTTCTGCTTCTAAAACG AAAACCAACCATTTAGATGACAGTTTTATTTCCAACGATAAAAGCATGCTGGGCAATGGAACTTTTATTATCCGTCGCTCCGCTGCCAAAAAACCGCCTCGTGCCGCAGATGTGTTTCGTATACCAAAGCCGCTACGTTCCTCGTTGGCCGAGAGAGTCGATCCCGAACCCAAAGTTGGAGCGGGGGCGATCAGTAATGAGTTCTACACAAGCGATAGCGAGCAAAGCGATGCCACTCCGCTACCATTACCGCTGCCATTACCGCTGCCACCAGCTTCATCTGAGATAAACTTCGTGTACAAGGAGTGTGAGGCTAATGCGGGGCATACACGCCGCGGATTGGAGATGGCCGCTGCACACCGCGCGGTCTTATCTCTTGATATTGAGGCAGCAGAACAACTCGGTTATTGCAAGCCAGTGAAGAGCAAGATGGCAATGCTAACAGAAAAGCGCCTGAGTGCCGAGTCCATGCCGGACAACACATCCAGCAGCGAAGAGTTTGATGAGGCGCGTCTCAACGGAACCAGCAGCTACGAGCTGTATGGATACAACGGTAACG ATCAGCGAGCTTCGAACGCCACCACCCCTCATACAGATTTGGCTCCAACTTTGGAGGAGGACGAAGAACTTTCCGATTTTAGCTACGGGTGTGCTCCACTAATGCAAATAGAGCATAACATCAGTGCTTTGTTGCGTGGAGACATTCCAATTGTGGGTCAACCGGCTGAATGTAATGCTGGTGGACTTAGTGGAGCCCCAACGACAGCTGCCGAGTTGCATGCAAAGCGAGTACTGGAATTTCGACATGGCGTTCACAAGTCTGAAAGCGCCAAGGAGATGTTGCTATCACAGACCCCCCATTTGGGCCCACTGCCCCCATCGCCGCCGAGTTCTAACCCGGATTTATTTGACTACGATGCCCCACTTCCACCATCGCCGGTGGAGCCGCGAAAGCAGCTTGAGCTCCCAGCAGTGGCCCCTGCCGCGAATCGGGGTACTACCGTAGTGGAGGTACATGCCACCGCCTCCGGTACGGCGGTGCACAGTACCAACAGCCAAACTCGCCGCAGTCGAGACAATATCGCCTCTGTGCGTCACTTTACTGACGAGCTACCACCGCCACCAGCGCCTGCCCACCAATCCGCCAGTTTTTTAGAAGGCCACGCCGGACCGCCCACGGTCCCCCCACATCGAGCCACTGGAGGTCATTCGGCCAACACAATGAAATCCTGGAGTATTGACTCGCAATACCGCAAGAAATCACCAAAGCTTTTTGGTCACTATagcagcggtggcagcgggATAACCACACCTACTGGTCTGGGACCGATGCCTCCACTACCCGCTCCACACTTCGACGGAATGGCAGGAGGATCTGGGTCCTACCATCGTCGTTACATTAACTATGGCACCAAGCGTAGCCTAAAGCAGTCGCCGCGTGAAGAGCATCGCCTGCAAACCTCATGTAGTCTTCCTGAAACGCCAATTTTTGCCAGAGG CTGTGACATACCCCGAACCCCATATCGACGCCAAAATGAGCCCCTACCTGTGGTCAGTGGTTCCCGCACAGCGCCCAGATCAAGCACATCGACCAGTATCAACATGGGCGCTTCAATTTTGGGAATAGGAG GAGGTAACTATGGTACATCTCAAATTTGCCGCCAGCGCTCAATAAATCATGCTTTGGCTTCCAATGAAATGCTTCGTATGACCGGGGCCCCGGCTCGAGGATGGTATCCCAAGCAACGGGGTATGCGCCCAGTCTCCACCGAAAACATAGATCGGCTGGCTTCCATGCGGGTATGGGATAATCCGACTGGCATGTCGGGCACCGGACAATCTCGTAAGCCATTAACGCTGCCACCAAATCTTACACCTTCCTTCTTGAATAAATCACCCCGCGAGGCTCTGCGGCGAGTGACCAGTTTGCTGATAACCAAAAAAA AAAACAGCAAAGATCGAAAACCGAAGGCATACTGCGATGAGCTTATGGATGATAGCAAGCAGGTCTATTATTTTGAAACGG GATCCACCACGCAAAAGGATACAAATCGTAAAGACAATGGAGTCTCAGGGGCGGCCACCAATaacaaacccaaaaaaaaggggcttTTTAAATCTCTTTGGAAACGCTCCAAAACTGCCTCTTTAGATCAGTAG
- the LOC122612606 gene encoding cullin-2 — MSLKPKIVEFVDVWPRLRCIAESVITLTKVERSVWNTSFSDVYTLCVAQPEPMADRLYGETKHFLEQHVQEMLAKKVLIEGKCSHSNGGPDLLQRYYTTWMEYSQGIKYLHQLYIYLNQQHIKKQKITDTESFYGNLSSDAAEQMEIGELGLDIWRLYMIEYLSSELVRHILEGIAADRASNGTLDHHRVQIIHGVIHSFVEVQDYKKTGSLKLYQELFEGPMLEASGAYYTNEANKLLHRCSVSEYMQEVIRILEYESRRAQKFLHVSSLPKLRKECEEKFINDRLGFIYSECREMVSEERRQDLRNMYIVLKPIPDNLKSELITTFLDHIKSEGLQTVSALKGENIHIAFVENMLKVHHKYQELIADVFENDSLFLSALDKACASVINRRPTERQPCRSAEYVAKYCDTLLKKSKTCEAEIDQKLTNNITIFKYIEDKDVYQKFYSRLLAKRLIHEQSQSMDAEEGMINRLKQACGYEFTNKLHRMFTDISVSTDLNNKFNTHLKDSNVDLGINLAIKVLQAGAWPLGSTQVIPFAVPQEFEKSIKMFEDYYHKLFSGRKLTWLHHMCHGELKLSHLKKSYIVTMQTYQMAIILLFETCDSLSCREIQNTLQLNNETFQKHMQPIIESKLLNASSENLAGETRIELNLDYTNKRTKFKISSALQKETPQEVEHTINSVDEDRKLFLQAAIVRIMKARKVLKHNALIQEVLSLSKVSFTPNIAMIKKCVESLIDKQYIERTANSGDEYSYMA; from the exons ATGTCGCTCAAGCCCAAAATAGTGGAGTTTGTCGATGTTTGGCCGCGCCTGCGCTGCATCGCCGAGTCGGTAATAACGCTGACCAAAGTGGAGCGCTCGGTGTGGAACACAAGCTTTAG CGACGTTTACACACTGTGCGTGGCGCAGCCGGAACCGATGGCTGATCGCCTTTATGGCGAAACAAAACACTTTCTCGAACAGCACGTCCAGGagatgctggccaaaaaagtgCTGATCGAGGGCAAATGCTCGCATTCTAATGGTGGCCCAGACCTCCTCCAGCGCTACTATACCACCTGGATGGAATATAGCCAGGGCATCAAGTATCTGCACCAATTGTACAT CTACCTGAATCAACAACACATAAAGAAACAGAAGATTACCGACACGGAATCGTTTTACGGCAATCTGTCAAGCGATGCTGCGGAGCAAATGGAGATTGGCGAGCTAGGTCTAGACATTTGGCGTCTGTATATGATTGAGTACTTGTCCAGCGAACTGGTCCGTCACATACTCGAGGGCATTGCCGCAGACAGAGCTAGCAATGGCACCTTGGATCACCATCGCGTGCAAATTATTCATGGAGTGATACACAGCTTTGTGGAGGTGCAGGACTATAAGAAAACAGGCTCGCTTAAGCTCTACCAGGAACTCTTTGAAGGACCCATGCTGGAGGCCAGTGGCGCCTACTACACAAACGAGGCCAACAAGCTGCTTCATCGGTGCTCAGTGTCGGAGTATATGCAGGAGGTTATCCGGATACTGGAATATGAGAGCCGGAGAGCCCAGAAGTTTTTACATGTCAGTTCCCTGCCAAAGCTCCGTAAAGAGTGCGAGGAGAAGTTTATTAACGATCGTCTTGGCTTCATCTACTCGGAATGCCGCGAAATGGTCTCCGAGGAGCGGCGTCAAGACCTACGCAACATGTACATCGTACTAAAGCCCATACCCGACAATCTCAAGTCTGAGCTCATTACCACCTTCCTCGATCACATCAAAAGTGAAGGTTTACAGACCGTGTCTGCGCTTAAGGGCGAAAACATCCACATTGCGTTCGTAGAGAATATGTTGAAGGTGCATCACAAGTACCAAGAGCTAATTGCAGACGTTTTTGAAAACGATTCTCTATTCCTGAGCGCATTAGACAAGGCGTGCGCCAGTGTTATAAATCGCCGCCCCACCGAGCGGCAGCCTTGCCGTAGTGCCGAGTATGTGGCGAAATACTGCGATACGCTACTTAAAAAGTCTAAGACCTGCGAGGCAGAGATCGATCAAAAGCTTACTAACAACATAACcatctttaaatatattgagGACAAAGATGTGTATCAAAAGTTTTATAGCCGACTTTTAGCCAAGCGCCTAATCCACGAGCAGAGTCAGAGCATGGATGCGGAGGAGGGAATGATCAATCGGTTAAAG cAAGCCTGCGGTTATGAATTTACCAATAAACTTCATCGCATGTTTACGGATATATCGGTATCTACTGATTTGAACAATAAGTTTAATACTCACCTTAAGGATAGCAATGTGGACTTAG GCATCAACCTTGCCATAAAGGTACTGCAGGCGGGCGCTTGGCCTTTGGGGTCTACTCAAGTTATACCATTTGCAGTACCACAGGAATTtgaaaaatctattaaaatg TTCGAGGATTAttatcataaattatttagtGGTCGAAAGTTGACTTGGCTACATCATATGTGTCATGGGGAATTAAAGTTGagccatttaaaaaaatcgtaCATCGTGACTATGCAGACATACCAGATGGCGATAATTTTGCTGTTTGAGACTTGTGATAGTCTGAGTTGTCGGGAGATCCAGAACACCTTGCAGCTAAACAACGAAACGTTTCAAAAGCACATGCAGCCTATTATCGAGTCAAAGCTTTTAAATGCCAGCTCAGAGAATCTCGCCGGTGAGACTCGAATAGAACTAAATTTGGATTACACAAATAAGCGTACAAAGTTTAAAATAAGTTCGGCTTTGCAAAAGGAAACGCCACAGGAG GTGGAACACACGATTAACTCGGTGGATGAGGACCGAAAACTCTTTCTACAAGCCGCCATTGTTAGAATTATGAAAGCGCGTAAAGTCTTAAAGCACAATGCTTTAATACAAGAG GTTCTTTCTTTATCGAAGGTTAGTTTTACTCCTAACATAGCAATGATCAAGAAATGTGTGGAGTCATTAATTGACAAACAATATATTGAGCGAACTGCGAACTCGGGCGATGAATATAGCTACATGGCATAG